The Rhizobium sp. BT03 genome contains a region encoding:
- a CDS encoding DeoR/GlpR family DNA-binding transcription regulator → MFLTDRQTEIVAIAKSSGRVLVEELASRFSVTPQTIRKDLNDLCDAQVLTRIHGGATFPSGTENVKYEARRQIAASEKQAIGMAAVELIPSGASLFINIGTTTEAVGEALANHHELMVITNNINVANRLRLLPAIEVVIAGGVVRGSDGGIVGEAAVDFIRQFKVDYAVIGASAIDMDGALLDYDFREVKVAQAIIANARHVILVADSTKFERTAPVRIGQLSQVHTFITDHCPVPSIRNLCLENNVKLIETNGRSR, encoded by the coding sequence ATGTTCTTGACCGACCGACAGACTGAAATCGTGGCGATTGCGAAATCGAGCGGCAGGGTTCTGGTCGAAGAACTCGCTTCCCGCTTTTCGGTGACGCCGCAGACGATCCGCAAGGACTTGAACGATCTCTGCGATGCGCAGGTGCTGACGCGCATCCATGGCGGCGCGACATTCCCGAGCGGCACCGAGAACGTCAAATACGAGGCGCGCCGCCAGATCGCCGCTTCCGAGAAACAGGCGATCGGCATGGCTGCGGTCGAGCTGATCCCGAGCGGGGCCTCGCTCTTCATCAATATCGGAACGACGACCGAGGCGGTGGGCGAGGCGCTCGCCAATCATCACGAGTTGATGGTTATCACCAATAATATCAACGTTGCCAATAGGTTACGCTTGCTTCCAGCGATCGAGGTGGTGATCGCCGGTGGCGTCGTGCGCGGCTCGGACGGCGGGATCGTCGGCGAAGCGGCCGTCGATTTCATCCGTCAGTTCAAGGTCGACTACGCCGTGATCGGCGCGTCGGCGATCGACATGGACGGCGCGCTTCTCGACTATGATTTTCGCGAGGTCAAGGTCGCCCAGGCGATCATCGCCAATGCCCGGCATGTCATTCTCGTTGCCGATTCCACCAAGTTCGAACGCACCGCACCGGTCAGGATCGGCCAGCTTTCCCAGGTTCATACCTTCATCACCGACCACTGTCCGGTGCCGTCGATCCGCAATCTCTGCCTCGAAAACAATGTGAAGCTGATCGAAACGAACGGAAGATCGCGCTAG
- a CDS encoding Hsp20 family protein produces the protein MRTEFDFAPLYRSSIGFDRVFSLLNNPQRLQAVDAWPPYDILKVGDNEYRIVMAVAGFEDGDLDITQERNVLLVKGGKVDDTKAEYLHRGIATRGFERRFELADHVSVENASLKNGLLHIDLKREIPEAMKPRKIAIGDGAQVPLQIEGEKQVA, from the coding sequence ATGAGAACTGAGTTTGACTTCGCACCACTCTACCGCTCCAGCATCGGCTTCGACCGGGTTTTTTCGCTGCTGAACAATCCGCAGCGCCTGCAGGCCGTCGACGCCTGGCCGCCCTACGACATCCTTAAGGTCGGTGACAATGAGTACCGCATTGTCATGGCAGTCGCGGGCTTCGAGGATGGCGATCTCGACATCACGCAGGAGCGCAACGTGCTTCTCGTCAAAGGCGGCAAGGTCGATGACACCAAAGCTGAATACCTGCACCGTGGTATCGCCACGCGGGGCTTCGAGCGCCGCTTCGAGCTTGCCGACCATGTGAGCGTGGAAAACGCTTCGCTGAAAAACGGTCTTTTGCACATCGATCTGAAACGCGAGATTCCGGAGGCGATGAAGCCACGCAAGATCGCGATTGGCGACGGCGCACAGGTGCCGCTGCAGATCGAAGGTGAGAAGCAGGTCGCGTAA